Proteins encoded together in one Ipomoea triloba cultivar NCNSP0323 chromosome 4, ASM357664v1 window:
- the LOC116014914 gene encoding uncharacterized protein LOC116014914 — MTLFENDDDSSSFFDLFTENLPSPGLAPPPYAASPSPTRWLFNHGGLTWNPVTEMGTAENAAAAALTESEMSEEGETSVVHHLERDSDNHSECDLLLDMAGGMMMSLSPPRPRMNFSGEEAALFLSPNFHAHMGMGGGMMMSMSPPRMNYFSLPSGDSIDPFRLWNFADHSEVQELENMKGMMMRPTWKQQQQQLCALVQNQSLGIWAAENMGLGGTVQTSDGDSVNNVDEWSQLAGGMNYSLPSDDSHSLGGSFDPYRLRDDGEFSVVHELHDVNPVVELAHLYVVVGIELFFPEKVSQDMAIKLFECLEMGTILPVEYISVVSWENKYIVVDLKAESWGGIMEQISVDYPQISDQIDEQVYYIRQLPPLIICCLEEVEFEVEVEEFKCNFCIPQTLRSNSSLDSLILLGSCKPDLPGVTPCLLSLECLCQNMVIELGNGEQIIIMRLNVKQAAAYLEVDFSSEKNYAVCSSQALELESWGGMIMERISVSHRWQFAFCSKTHRWNVVLELLDVVVRQLLYLGTNNYSFGISVNDDRSSSSSVNTKMHSLLYFERTFLEMQHLNSLERQFLDHFERLVQTGVLELLSGEEIKLRYLQEEEEEEVGTASKKNHSVSILPALLEAECRRGGNGIMQLDSPCEGHIPKSSVTDEERNVVGLKRIDAIGNISKKKDIIWWQKDHGVTRKVVEQLFGKSLHDAAKALKVSPSTFKRARRDFGITRRSLEEVGTATEENHTADIWPAPVAQYNAAGTGGMLLQHEDSSSEPHIPECSATNEERNHVVELNNSIDAKGGSSSSDKTDTISRWEKDHGITRQVLERLFGNSRDDAAKTLKVSTSTLKRACRDFGINRWPNHKGKRPNCSLNQKQDIQAVKKHKGIPPCPALPPLEGTNTSQCNNTMSVKVTYKNDTIRFPLSSSSTMKYLEEQLETKLKISLENFSIKYQDEEDEWITLTCDSELMHGMEVLRSCGKTVIRMMVTPKFN; from the exons GTGGTTGTTCAACCATGGCGGTCTCACCTGGAACCCTGTTACGGAGATGGGGACCGCCGAGAATGCTGCTGCTGCGGCGTTGACGGAGTCGGAAATGAGTGAAGAAGGTGAGACTAGTGTTGTTCATCATCTAGAAAGAGATTCTGATAATCACTCAGAGTGCGATTTGCTGTTGGATATGGCGGGAGGAATGATGATGAGCCTGAGCCCCCCAAGGCCAAGGATGAACTTTTCTGGTGAAGAAGCCGCGTTGTTCCTAAGCCCCAATTTCCACGCCCACATGGGGATGGGGGGAGGAATGATGATGAGCATGAGCCCCCCAAGGATGAACTACTTTTCCCTGCCGTCCGGTGATTCCATCGATCCATTTAGATTGTGGAATTTTGCAGATCATAGTGAGGTTCAAGAGTTAGAGAATATGAAGGGAATGATGATGCGGCCAACTTGGAAGCAGCAACAGCAGCAGCTCTGTGCCTTGGTACAGAATCAAAGCCTTGGCATTTGGGCAGCAGAAAACATGGGATTAGGAGGGACGGTGCAAACAAGTGATGGTGACTCTGTTAATAATGTAGATGAGTGGTCCCAATTGGCGGGAGGAATGAACTATTCATTGCCGTCTGATGATTCCCATTCCCTAGGAGGGAGTTTTGACCCATATAGATTGCGGGATGATGGAGAGTTTAGTGTGGTTCATGAGTTACATGATGTGAACCCAGTAGTGGAGCTGGCGCATTTGTATGTTGTAGTGGGTATTGAGCTTTTCTTCCCGGAGAAAGTTTCTCAGGATATGGCTATAAAGTTATTTGAGTGTCTTGAAATGGGAACAATATTGCCGGTGGAGTATATAAGTGTTGTTTCCtgggaaaataaatatattgtggTAGACCTTAAAGCAGAGAGCTGGGGAGGGATTATGGAACAAATCTCAGTTGATTATCCACAAATAAGTGATCAAATTGATGAGCAAGTCTACTATATACGGCAGTTGCCCCCCTTAATTATATGTTGTTTAGAAGAGGTTGAGTttgaggttgaggttgaggaGTTTAAGTGTAATTTTTGCATTCCGCAAACACTTAGAAGCAACAGCAGTCTCGATAGTCTGATCTTGCTTGGTTCTTGTAAGCCAGACCTACCAGGTGTGACACCCTGTCTGCTCAGCTTGGAATGCCTGTGTCAGAATATGGTTATAGAGTTAGGGAATGgagaacaaataataataatgcgcCTAAATGTCAAGCAGGCAGCCGCATATTTAGAAGTTGATTTTTCCTCAGAAAAGAATTATGCTGTTTGCAGTTCGCAAGCACTTGAGCTTGAAAGCTGGGGAGGGATGATAATGGAACGGATCTCAGTTAGTCACCGATGGCAGTTTGCATTCTGCTCAAAAACGCATCGTTGGAATGTGGTTTTGGAGTTACTGGATGTGGTAGTAAGGCAGCTGTTGTATTTAGGGACAAACAATTATTCCTTTGGCATTTCGGTAAATGATGAtcgctcctcctcctcctccgttAATACGAAGATGCACTCGTTGCTCTACTTCGAAAGGACGTTCCTAGAAATGCAGCATCTGAATAGTTTGGAAAGGCAGTTTCTAGACCACTTTGAGAGGCTTGTTCAGACAGGGGTTTTAGAGTTACTGAGTGGGGAAGAAATCAAGCTGAGGTATttacaagaagaagaagaagaagaagttggtACTGCCTCCAAAAAGAATCATAGTGTTAGCATTTTGCCAGCACTACTTGAAGCAGAATGCAGGAGGGGAGGGAATGGGATAATGCAACTGGACTCACCATGTGAAGGCCATATTCCCAAATCCAGTGTAACGGATGAAGAAAGAAACGTTGTTGGGTTGAAAAGAATTGATGCCATAGGAAACATCTCAAAGAAAAAAGACATCATCTGGTGGCAGAAAGATCATGGAGTTACCCGCAAGGTTGTTGAACAACTGTTTGGTAAGAGTCTTCATGATGCTGCTAAAGCTCTTAAAG TTAGCCCATCTACATTCAAGCGAGCACGTCGAGACTTTGGCATCACTAGACGCTCTTTAGAAGAAGTTGGTACTGCCACGGAAGAGAATCATACTGCTGACATTTGGCCTGCACCTGTAGCACAATATAATGCTGCAGGGACAGGAGGGATGTTGCTGCAACATGAGGACTCATCTTCTGAACCCCACATTCCTGAATGCAGTGcaacaaatgaagaaagaaatCATGTTGTTGAGTTAAATAATAGCATTGATGCCAAAGGTGGAAGCAGTAGTTCAGACAAAACCGACACGATCAGCAGGTGGGAGAAAGATCATGGAATTACCCGCCAGGTTCTTGAACGACTGTTTGGTAATAGTCGCGATGATGCTGCTAAAACTCTTAAAG TTAGCACATCTACACTCAAGCGAGCATGTCGGGACTTTGGCATCAATAGATGGCCAAATCACAAGGGAAAAAGGCCCAATTGCTCTCTCAACCAAAAACAAGATATACAAGCTGTTAAGAAACATAAAGGTATTCCACCATGTCCTGCTCTGCCTCCTCTAGAAGGCACAAATACTAGCCAATGTAACAACACAATGTCTGTGAAGGTAACCTATAAAAATGATACCATAAGGTTTCCGCTCTCCTCCTCCTCAACTATGAAATATTTGGAGGAGCAATTGGAAACAAAGTTGAAAATATCACTAGAAAATTTTTCTATCAAGTATCAAGATGAGGAAGACGAGTGGATTACCCTGACCTGTGATTCGGAATTGATGCACGGTATGGAAGTGTTGAGATCATGTGGCAAGACTGTAATCAGAATGATGGTCACCCCCAAATTTAACTGA